ctgaggagttggcgaggtgaggttagctgtggcttgtgtctgtctctctgatcttccagcattcaccccaaaatctggccctgggtttgtttctattaataagaccttttaggattCATGTTACACAGTATAACATCAGTTAACTCTACAGTGCCCTGCTGgctttacatacatatattacacCTTTAAGCTATAATGAATccagataaaaatgaaataaaattaaaagttactTACAGGGTATATGGTGTCATAAGAatgtttatttagatttattattaACACTCAGGCAATTAATTACTGTCCTAGGCTGTGGTCATCTCGAATTCAATTCCCCTTTGTTGCCAGCCCAAGACTTATTACAGAAGGCACAAGGATTCAACGCTTTTAACATCCTTTAACGTGCATTCTGCATTATGCTCAAACTCTTTATGTTGGTGATTCATTTGGAAATATTAGGGGGCATTTGTAGGTGTAAGGGATATCAATGTCTCTTAGACATTCAGATGCAAAATACTCATCTAACCTTAAAGAGTTAAAAAGGGGGGTTACATGGGGAGACAGAGCAACCAGGGACATTCTCAGAGGCCATGAGGACTAAGGGAGGGATGGTAGGTCTGTTGTATGGAGCTAATACATGGAGCTAAGAAGTGAGGGGTTTGTTTGCCACAGGAACCTTTAGGGACAGggtggaagcctggctttactGTTGGTCTTACAGCTAGCTGCTTCTGGAAAACTCAGTGGAATCCTGCCTTCTccctggggatgggggcaggaggatgaGCTTTGGGCAGGGTGGGAATCATCCTTGTCAGGAGAGGAGGGGTACAGAGTGAGTCAGAGAGCTTGAGAAATGGTAAatggagaggaaagaaataaGGAGAAGAGAGCTTGGAAAATTCTTGTGGGAGTGAAGAGAGAGGGATGCTTAAACTGAAGACTAAGTGAGACTAGCAATTTTGTAACACGTGCCCCTGGCTGACCTAAGTGGTGTGGTCACAGACTGGGGAGGCTTCATTGTCAGCTTGGGGGCACATGAGTATTGGGGTGCACTGACCACTACAGTGAAGTCAGGAAGCTGCTACAGGAAGGAACTGGAAGCTCTTTATCCCAGAGCTGGGTGACTGGCcttctggggagggggtggagtgTCTCAGCTCGGGAAGGATGCAAGCAGTCTCTAACACAGTGGGGGTGGGCCTTTTAGTGTCCACTGCACTCAAGACACACAGAGAGTTGGTGTGCACCTCATGGGCAGCACAGGTGTGTGGGTTTATGCAGGTCCGTTGATTGAAGACTCGGgggcaccttaagaatgaatctagtcTTTTGTGGCTGCAGGGGTATCAGTCTCTAAGAACTGAAACCTTctcccttcacctagggcatttttatttttctccatgtttACACATTagccagttgatttccatatgttcaaaacaacctgaaagaagcttccaaaaatacaatgccaagtgcaaatttcTCAGTTTATCAGGTACCACAGTTTTTctaggtttcctgaaccaagtttttcATAGGCTTTGTATTCTTTGAAGATTATCAGACAAGATTTTTATAGGGCCAAAAGAAACAACAAGTATCTGCCAAACAAAAGACGAATTATGGCCTGGGAGCCAGCTCTGCCAGGtatagctcagcaggaatgcttCCACAACATGCAGCTGCTCTGGTGGGGGCAGAATCTAAGACTTCTAGATTCCTGTCCAAAATGTCATGAAAGGACTACTTTCTACATATTACAGAGTGCAAAAGACACTCTGTAAGAAATTGCATCACACTTTCCACATGGAACAGGACCGGACTTGCCAGGACTCCTCAGGAACTCTCAGCATCCACTGCTTCCTAAGCCTGCCCCAGCTGCCCTTTCTCCCAGAGAGCCTCAGCTTCAGGAGGCTCCTCCTGAACCTCCCTCCTTCACCTCCACTCATCTATATAACACTCAAAGTTTCCATGGGAGTCAGGCGGTGATGAgcaagaggaagactgagtccgGCTCCATCTTCAAGCAATGATAAAGCTGGGAAACTCCTGGCTTTTTGTTCAAGACAAGATCACAAGACCAGTGGAGGTGGCACTGTTCCGAAATGCCATAATCCTGGCCCAACTGCTGTTGCTGTGTCTTTTGGAGGTTCTGGTGTCCTGTGACGGTGAGCACTGGGAAGATGGGGGATACTCAGTCTGTGCCTGTTTTGTGGAGTGCAATGGGAATGTGCCAGAATCTGGTGTGTGTGGAGAGTCAGAGGCTGGTGGGATCCCTGGGGAGAATCTATCAGAGAATGGTGAGGAGAACTTCAGTATCTAAGGACACTGTGCGACATTGGAGAAGGGGATCTTTATCTGTACTGGCCTAGTAGTGTGGTCTTAGGCTCCTGGGAACTTGTTCTGCTCCTGCAAATGCTGGATTCATGTCAGGCCATAGACTTCTGTGTTTTCCTGCCACGACTGACTGAATTCGTGTGCTTTGGGCCATGGGGAGGTTCCAGTCAGTGTTGGCTCAGATGTACAAGTAGGGTGAGGGTTATGAATGTCCCCTATCCTAGAGAAACATGGAATGAGGGGTTAGTGTCAATAAGAATTTTGTAAAGTGAGTATTTGGTGCAGTGTGACAGCGGGGGTGTGGGGGTCCCTGCCACTCTCTGTGGAGGTGGTAGGCAAGCTCTTGAGGTGGTAACAACAGGAGAGACATGTAATAAAGCAAGCAGTAGGGAGGGAAGTAGAAGTGGTGTCCGTCATACCAGGGAGGTAGAGAGGAGTCATGATGGGTGTGGGGACCCCgtgagggggggtgggggaggggttgtaGGAAGGAAGTGTCTGGGCAAGTGTGGACAGGGAGTCAGTATGTAAAACCTCAGTAACCCGCCCCCACTCTGTCCCCTATACAAGGAGAAgtttaaaccaggattcctaagtgtagataagaacttagaccccctTTTCCCAGGTGGCAGTATCAGCTAACACAAGAGTCAGGATATTGGACCATCTGGCAGCAGTTAATTGgtcataaaacatttcaaacttcCCGAACCCCGGAGACAGCTcgtaaaactcctaaacacggttgctgAACAAAGGAggaataaagataacatgaaagactaaaaaagaaaaactgatacAAACCAAAGAAAGGGAGGCGGGTTGTGAaaaatgaattatgtggtctgtgcctttaagaactagccttaCAAAGAAAGAGCAAGCTCCTCCTGGCCTCACTGCTACCACAAGTGAGTGCTTTGGATCAAGCTTCCCTGCCAGTGGCTTGTAAAcagaaataaaccttgcttttgcattctgtacctaaagtctccgaTGGCCTCTTTGGGGtcgcaatctgggcataacaagtGGACTCAGGGACATTGTCTCAAATTTACTCTGGATTTGCCAAGCATGTTCTGGTACGCCCACACTCCATTGTCCAAATTCTACtacagtttgaatgagaatattagtttttgattgtttatttgCTTGATTTTTCCCGATTTaatttcttattgatttttttgtggatttctcatcatgcatcttgatatcactcatttctctgtccctcccttctgccCTCTACCCTTCAACCTTCCCACcgagataaaacaaaacagaattcaaaagaaaaggaaagaatactCTTATCATGGAATCCATagtgtgtcacagtgagtcacacatccatagtgtgtcacagtgagtcacacattcttctttttttttttttttttttggtttttcgagacagggtttctctgtatagctttgcgcctttcctggaactcacttggtagcccaggctggcctcgaactcacagagatccgcctgcctctgcctcccgagtgctgggattaaaggcgtgcgccaccaccgcccggccaagtcACACATTCTTTAGTCTGCATATCACTACTTGAAAGCCTTCGCTGCAAATGAGTCACTCATCTGGTTTCAAGACTGCTGGTTTTTGCTACACCACTGACACTGGCGCTCCTTGGGGCTCCTTTTGCATATCCTGTTATTgacctgtgtcatggagatcctgaaacTTTTTGGGTCTGTAGGGCTGGCCCTTTCACATGCTCCCACAAATCATAGAAGGGGTGGATGATGGGaggggccaactcatagccctggttctgggcctgagtgATTGCTGGTTTGCTTAGCCTGCCAGATCTTTCTCATTctgtgtggcagggtcctgtgctgttgttccctttagGGGAGGGGGCCATGGAGGCaaagagtcaaaccacacagactctgggagaatgtccaaacaacaagctcagtttattcaggaagaggaaagctttatataccctccaccccaccctgggggaggtctgatgactgtgcatctgctggtgtgacatggctgtctctcattggtccaggtaatctccagatcatgtctcagctgttattgctaagaccatcaggcagacccagctggctctcagaaagtatcttttttacttgtttgggctgtctggccctcaagcctgttagggatgagtcatcccacatatccacccctttttattattttataggacaTGCTCAGTGGGAGCTAGGGTGCATTGCCCGAACCttgttgaccccacctcaggAGAGCTCCACATAATGGACAGTGCCTGTCTTAgattggcttgccaaacaagcttgTATCCATCATTGACTACCagccctggaagagcatcaatcctggagagctgtctgggtggtggtgggcttTAGGCAGCAGCCTTCTGTATCTCAGTGACCCAGGCGTTTATTATCTCTCTAGGAGGACTTTGATCTAGGTGTCTGAGAGCCAATAAAACCTTAGGGTCACTTCTGTGGCTGCCTTCTGTTGGTGAAACTGTTGCAGAagatatttgaacaagagaaggaTTAGTTAAAAATTGAGTCTCAAGGACATGGATGGTACCCCTAGtcatatttatatgaaatgtacCAATTGAAGTCTTTCTGGTAATGTATTATCAACCTTGTAGGGGGTGAGGCAATTGCTTGATATCTAGGGTCACATGCCAGTGATGATATGACATTTACTAATGCCACAGTAGCAGGGAAAATCATACATTATCCCTCTGAAGCTTCTTCTTTGTCCAAAGACTCTTGGTCTATTGCCAGATGCACATCTCTGGAGGGTATCCATATTGGTGTGATGGTATTCTGGGGAAAAATGCAAGCATACCCTCGCCCTGGGGTTAATAGGGGAGCAGAGTGTTGCCACTGAAGGGTGATGGGATCCTTCCAATGCATCAAGAGCAATGGTGTCTCCCGAGGCAAGTAAATAAGCATGTTGTTCAATTGGGGCTTGTATGACAGGGTTAACATATGGTCCTTGGCCTGTGAGCATctcaagagaaagaacaaagtttTACTGAATACTAAAACAAGCCTGAGCCTCAGCCTGGTCATCATAGGCAGCTTGCCAATTAAGAAAGACCATAGGCTCCAACACAACCTTCATCAAATGGTAACAGTCATAATAAGTCTGTAAATTTGTTGCCCATTGTCGTAGGACTTGCTCAAAATACGTCGAGTCAGGACCTGATTCATTAGCAGCCTTAGGGACCAAAGACACTTCTGCAAGAGGGGTAGGTATCCATGGCTGGTTGGCCACATCAGGGCCCACATTAACTGGAAACACCATGGTGGGCATGTGCGGCACCATAGGTGGAATAGGCTGGGAGGTATGGGAAGCAGCTGTCTCAGCAGGCAGACATCCAGGCAAATCACTCTGTGGATACTgcggtggtgtatgtgtgtaggggtggggggtgggggtaagccACTTGAGGCatgggggaagcagagagaggggctgCTGGTGTAGGCTTGGGTGTTGCCCCAagcatttcttctctttccatccctttccTCTACTTTACGCCTGTTCTCATGCCTCTCCTtgccagcagaggcagaagaaatgTCAGTCATGGACAGAATGAAGGTGATAGATAAGTTTGTGTTACACTGTTTCTGGCAGTGCTTATTGGGGACCTTAAAGACCCCCTTAGTAGAGGACTTTAGGCCAGCGATCATAGCCAACAAAATGGGCATAAAAAGCAATTGGAGGGTTACTCCTGAGGCCACTTCCCTTTTTCTGGCAAGGAACAGAGCTCTTATCCAAAGATCAGGTTTCCACATGTTTTCTAGAGAAGCAGcatgcattcttaactgctgagccatctctccaggcatcaCAACCCACAAGCACATGTATGCattcacaaacatatacatagatacacacacacacacaacacacaacacaactAAAAATAGTCAGACTGTGGTTTTGTTTCCTGAGGGGTCCAGCCCTTATGTGGAAATGCTAGGTGAGCCTGaacaaaagtatgtgccaccctactgtacagacagactcacaaacaagacaaacaaaaagaagaaagtgggggtCCCAGCATTTACCTGCTGGAGAAACTGAAATCACACAACATAGAGGGAACTACTCACCGAAATACACTGCTCAAGGAGCCTGCTCAACCAGTGCCTCACATGAGGAAAGGGAGACAAACAGACCCCGTTCAAGTACCAAATttcccaggttttggcaccagATGTGGCAGGGTCCTATGCTATtgtccctttgggggagggggccaagtagacgcaaagtcaaaccacacagactctgggagaatgtccaaacaacaagctcagtttgttcagttagaggcaagccttgtataccctccaccccaccctgggggaggTCTGATAAaaatgcatctgctggtgtgacatggctgcctctcattggtccaggtcatcgccaggtcatgtttcagctgctgttactAAGGCCCTTAgacagacccaggttggctctcagaaagtatcttttttaacTTGTTTGGGCAGGCTGGCCAtgaagcctgttagggatgagtcatcccacaatcCTGAACACCAGAGTgacctctccagctccactctGGCTAGCTCATCCTATGTAGTAGGCAGAAGTGGGCCAAGCCCGTTGTCGTCCATCTCATGTCTTCCGAGCTAGCTTCTCAATACCAGcacaccagggccagctctactgtgttttccagtaCAGGTGTAGGGACCACTCTTCCAAGTGCTGCAGccagggaggggcagggccagccctTGTACTCTCATGATCCAGGGGACCAGCCCTCTCACCTGCCGCAGGCAGCAAGGGTTGAGGAGTAAGGGAAGACATCTCTTCTCTGCCCGCACTGCACTACGACAGGCTAGTactggggccatctctccaacactcaTGCCCTCCGAGCTGGCTTACCCACACCCTCACCAAGAGGGGAGCTCTACTGTGTTGACAAGGCAAGGTGCAGgtcctgctctcctgagtgctgcagccagAGAGAAATGTCAGGCCAGTGCACTGGtcctcatgccctcagggccagctgaCCTGCTCCCCTGCCAACGGTCATCTCTGTCAGgatgcccaggtgaggtgcaggtcCTGCTCTCTCCAGTGCTGCAGCTGGGGGGTTTAGGACCAGTTCTCCTACTGCTGCGGCCAGTGAGGGGTGGAGCACACTCTGTGCAACCCTATCCTCTCTGCTTTGGTGGGAACAGGAACCCCAGACATGACcgtggctgctgctgggccatcaGCACAGATGTGGCCCTTGCAGGCAGCTCAGGCCTggatatcaccatggccctgggtggtaaGCAGGTCACTGACCTCTGCACCCTGCTTGCTGCCTTTACCTCTTTGAATCTGCCTGTATCCATACAACATGAACCATTCTCTCTCTATCGTTCAtaccccaccatatatttgctctcCATAATAGAGCCTATCCACCCAGATCAGCTCCAAATCCCATCATGAGTCCTAATTTTCAGATGCTATAGGATTCTTCAGTTAAATTCCCCTCTTATATACTCTATAGCTTTTTCTCTGTGGTCACGGGGACTGGATGCACAGCCCCATGCATGCTCTCATACTTAGCTCTAGCTTCTTATTCCTTCATTTCAATACTCAAGTAAAATTTTTGTCCATTCATATATTTCATATCTTTTCTGCTATTTTCTTAATATacatacttgatttttttccaaaggatTTTTCTGCAACTGTGGAAATGATCCtgtgaatttttttctgtctgtaagCCCAAGACTAGGATTTATAACATCTATTAACTTAGGTATGATcagccatccctgcatctctgtaaTTAAGCCATCTTGATCATTGTGGAGGATGTTCTTAATATGCACCTgtattcagttttcaagtctttcaTTGAGGATGTTGTGTGTGAGTAATCTAGGGATGTTGGTCTGTGATTTGGGGATTTTGCTGTGTCTATCCCAGTTTGGGTACGAGAGTAATACTGGTATAGACCAAGTTTGAGAATGCTCCttatgggtctctctctctcttttttaataatttgagaATGATTGGCTGTAgatctttaaaaatctgtttaatTCTACTTTGACTCTATGTGCTTGTTttattgtatgtttgtttgtatgtatgttcattttcttttggtcCGAAGGATTATCATTACTATTTCAATCTTCCATTTATTATGGTTCTGTTTAGGCTGTTGATCTCTTCATGGTTTAACTTTGATGGTTTGCCTGAATctagaaaatgtaattttttttttttagattttccaacatcatggagtagaggtttttgaagtattccCTTATATTACTTTGAATCACATAGTATACTCCTTTGTCCAATCAGCTGTACTAGCAAGTGTTGATTACAATGAACCATGGATCTGGTTCAaagtctctggtttctggtacaccttCATCACTGCAACCCCACtgaaactcctctgggatatcctgcaGCAGCCCTCACTCATGGAAATCCTGCGggtatcattccacaggaccagtcacttcaggagctccagcaggtcctagaatGGGTAGATGTTAGGATGGATGAGCCCAAAACCCAGCTATGGGTCTGGTTGCCAGCTGAGCTGATTAGTCTGGATCACTGGGGCAATGGGACACTGGGGCCACCAGCCtcaggtgggagggaggagccagTCTCTTAGATAAGTGTTTTCAACTCTGAAGAGAAAGATATCCTGGCCATGAGAAAAAGGACTGTGCCTTTAAGTGTTAGAACTCTGAAGGGAGAGGCATCCTGGCTCTCTGAAGCCAGGCTGAGCCTATGACTCTGAAGGGAGAGGCAGCCTGGCTGTCAGAGCGAGGCTATACCTATGGTTGTGTTCTAGTGGGGATGGATTCCCCACAGGAATGTAGAAATCCTGCTCCTCTCTAAGAGAGCCATTAGAGCTCACTTCCACTCCACTCTGCTAAGAATTTCCCTGTAGAGATGCTCATTGCTCCTCTGCcccagagaaaagtgttacttctCTGCTCCACCCTGCAAAAATGTAACAGTTTGCTCCTGCTCCAGAGAAAATATTACTTCTTGGCCCAGCTCCACTCCAGTGAAAGAAGGTCCTTacccaaaacacattaaaaagctTTATTGGGAGGGATAAATCCAGGAGAGAGGATGCCTCTGTCACCGTGAAAAAGGGCAGCTCCCAACTGAGCAGACACACAGCTTATACAGGGCTTCTTTTCCCCAGGATGAAGCTTTCAGGGTAGGAACTGGTCGGATTTCAATCCCTGTGTTtggacaagctcagagattggctgAATTTCCTGCTTAGgaattggttggttttcctgctttGTTGGACTGGGTAGggtatgtttctttggctctggtttcagggccagggtgtgtttctttcactagcACTGGTTTCAGGACCACAGAGTGTTTTCTTGGGCTCTGCTGTCAGAGTCAGGATATGCTTCTTTTCAGGGCTCAAGTGTGTTTCTTGCACTGTCTCtgatttcagggtcagggtgtgtttctttggctggccaaATAACCCTATACACTGTGCCCATACTGTTAGGGTCATTTCTACCCCAAccgtggtgaggggtggggccatcacTTCTAAATGTAAGGCCAGCTTTCCCATGAGGATTGGGACCAGCTCTCTTGCTCAGTGTCCAGCAAGGGGGCAGGACCAGTTTTCCCAGGCCCAGCCAAGGACAGAGTCAGCTCACCTTGGCCCTCTGATTCCATCATCTATGGTTCCTATGGCCCCCTGAGGTCACAAggacacagacatcaacacagactccaggTGCAGCAGGACGatggacccagacatgatccTCAGCAGTAGCTGGTTCTAGATGTCTCCATTGCCCCAGGTGTTAGGGCAGTCCACTCAGACTGGCATGGCCCCAGCAATGCCTGGTACTAAGTCACAAACAGGGCCCTAGAACTCAGGCTTCCACATTTTTGATGGTAACCAGGTGTCTTGAACATCAACGCAGACTCTGGCTGCAGTGGGGTCACAACCATGACATGGCCCTCAACTACAGCTTTGGCTGGGTTGTCACCATTACACTGGCAGCAGGACAGGCTACTCACATCTGCATGGAGCCAGCTGCAGCATGCATGGTCCTTGGGCACCAACATGGTTCCAGTTGGCTGATCAGACCCCAGGCAACCACACAGCCTTTGGTTGCAACAGGAACCACAAATATTGAATGAggccctggctgctgcagggccacagacacacacaaaccctcAGCAGCAGTCCAGGCCCAGACAACACCagggccctgggtggcagcagaAGACACCCAGAGCACCATGGCTTCATGGTACCCAGGACCTCAGACACCAGAAATCAATTTGCATCTCTCTACTACAGTCTTTCTGACTCTCACTCTCTTACTCTCTTCACTCCTTTTCTCTTTCACGCTGTAACAAAACACTCCTCTTGGCttctcacactcacacagcaacAGAATACAGTCTGAGCTCAATTCCTCAAGGCAGAGCTGACTGTGAAACCCATCAACTTGTTTATTGTgtcatctttctcttcctctcttaggAACCCATACTCTGCACTATAACCTCATGGCCTTGTCTCTGGAGGGGACAAGGAAGTTTGAATTCAGGGCCCAGGGATACATTGACAATGAGCCCTTCCTGCGCTATGAAGGCTACAGGAGAAGAGCAGAGCTCTGGGGGCCTAGGATCAAGAGACAAGGAGGAGCTGAGATCTGGACAAGAGAGACTAAGGACatgcaggagaaggaggagcaaCTCAGGAGGATGCTGACTGAGGTCATGACCCAGAAGGGCCAGCATGGAGGTGAGTAGGCAGAGAATTCAACTCTGGCCTCTAAAGTCAGAGTTGGGGGCTGGACACAGCTGGGATGAATGATTAAACTAGTGATGCTTCTGTGAGAGATGGAGGACCTGACTCCTGAGAGGTCACAGGATGTAGACAATTCACCTTAAGACCAGAGGAAAATAAGgtccttaaaaaataaagtgacaaGTCTCTGCCTGGTATGGCCAGGCATTCACACCCTTCAGGCAACGTTTGGCTGTGAAACCCAAGGAAACAACACTGGAGGCTTCTGGCGCTTGGGCTATGATGGGCAAGACTTCCTCACCTTTGACCAGAAGAGCCAAACATGGAAAGTGTCCATGCCTTCAGCACTCTCAACCAAGACATTCTGGGAGAAGCATGGCCCCAGCACGGATCAAGTTCAGACTTTTTTAAATGACACATGTCCTGACCGTCTCCAGAGATACTCGATTTATTTGGGGAACCAATTGATGGATACAGGTACTGACTATGGGTGGGTGGGTCCATTCACTGAGTCTGACAGCGTCTTGCCACAGTGCTTATGAGGATTCTCACTAAATTAGACAAGCATCACATAGTCTAAGGTGACACTCAGATGGAGTGTGAGTCATCTCCAGAGCCACTGTTGTGCACCATAAGTGGGGCAGCTTAAGTATCTCTGACATGAGTGCATAGTTATAAGTCCCCAAATGTCAGTAATCTTAGATTTCACTCAATTGCCCCCACTTTCTGGGATGTTCACTTTGATGAACTGAGACAACTGGGTGTGTGGAGTCCTGTCCCTTAGGTGGggtcatcatgatggggagactTCTGCACCTGGAGCTGGTTCACAACCTATTCTGTGTCATGGGTCAAAGTCATTCTGCTCTTGTTCTGGTCTTGATTAAGGAAGGTCAAGTTCAATGCTGCTTCTTCAATTTAATCTTGTGACAAAAACACAGAGCAGTCGGGGGCCTTTGGGTCCTTGTGCTCACTGATAAGCACCAGGGAACCAGGAGAATGATGAACACAAagggttgtctcttcaaagggagagATGTTTTCCACCCAGAAATCTGGGAGCAGAGAGACATGGGTAAGAGCCTTCTGACCTTTGAGCAATCTGTATGGTCAGGGCACACAGGCTTCCCAAGACCCTTATCCTAATCTTGTTTGACTCATTCAATCTACAACACTATCCTCCTCCAGACCTTCATCATGAAATTGTTTATCTTGAGCCTGTTTCTTCAGTTAACCTATAGGATCTATTTTTATGGATGATGTCACCGGTACCTTACAAGACT
The nucleotide sequence above comes from Peromyscus maniculatus bairdii isolate BWxNUB_F1_BW_parent chromosome 1, HU_Pman_BW_mat_3.1, whole genome shotgun sequence. Encoded proteins:
- the LOC102923052 gene encoding MHC class I-like protein MILL2, with product MIKLGNSWLFVQDKITRPVEVALFRNAIILAQLLLLCLLEVLVSCDGTHTLHYNLMALSLEGTRKFEFRAQGYIDNEPFLRYEGYRRRAELWGPRIKRQGGAEIWTRETKDMQEKEEQLRRMLTEVMTQKGQHGGIHTLQATFGCETQGNNTGGFWRLGYDGQDFLTFDQKSQTWKVSMPSALSTKTFWEKHGPSTDQVQTFLNDTCPDRLQRYSIYLGNQLMDTGPPMVTVSRRPYPVGRITLTCWAFNLYTPVATLTWLQDGRPVQQHSFGPGTILPSGNGTFQTWVSIWVLPGQEPHFTCRLRHRSKNIDVPTLLGPQAGESGGATSSASARVASAFLSMLVFLACA